The sequence GGATACGATGTTCAATGTGATGCCGTAATGGTTAAGGACATTACAGAAGATATGTTGAAGGACTATGATTTGTTCACACCAATCGCTGCTACAGATCTTGGATTTACACCAAGTTGCCCAGTTATTGATGCCGGTCCTATCCTATATAGAATGCCCGCTATGGCAAAACCTGTATATGACCAAGTAGAACAAGCCATTAAGGACAGCGGTAAAGCATAGTTTTTAAGACTTATCCTAGGGGAAAGAAATATGTCAGGAATAATTGATTTCGCCAATACGATATTCAAGCCGTTAATTGATCTTGGTGCCGCACCAATGATGTTAATCGTTTTGACAATTATCGCGTTGGTATTCAGAGTTAAGTTCTCTAAAGCCTTGGAAGGTGGTATTAAATTAGCCATCGCCCTTACGGCTATTAGTTCAGTTATTAGTTTGCTAACTACAGCATTCCAAGATGCCTTGAACGCCTTTGTTAAATCAACAGGTATTCAACTATCAGTAACTGACTTAGGTTGGGCTCCACTTGCTACTATCACTTGGGGTTCACCTTACACATTGTTCTTCTTACTTATTTTAGTTATCGTTAATATCGTCATGATTCTTATGAACAAGACAAATACACTTGATGTTGATATTTTCGATGTTTGGCACTTAGCCTTTGTTGGATTGCTAGCTATGTTCTTTGGTGCAAACCTATTGATCACTACAATCCTAGTTATTTTCATTGGTGTTTTGAAGATTATCAATTCAGATTTGATGAAACCTACTTTTAATGATCTATTAAATGCTCCAGCTTCAAACCCAATGACTACAACACACATGAACTACATGATGAACCCAATTATCATGGTCTTCGATAAGATTTTTGATAAAATCTTCCCATGGCTTGATAAATATGACTTCGATGCTGCTGCATTGAACAAGAAAATTGGATTCTGGGGAAGTAAATTCGCCATTGGTATTTATTTAGGTATCTTTATCGGTTTACTTTCACACCAAGGTGTTAAGGAAATCTTTACACTATCATTTACAGCCGCATTCTGCTTGGAGTTATTCTCACAAATCGGTTCTTGGTTTATTGCCGCTGTTGAACCATTATCACAAGGTATTACAGACTTTGCTAACAAGAGACTTCAAGGTCGTACAATGAACGTTGGTCTTGACTGGCCATTCATCGCCGGACGTGCTGAAATCTGGGCTGCCGCTAACGTTTTGGCTCCTATCATGCTTCTTGAAGCTTTAGTACTACCTGGTAACAAGATCTTGCCTTTAGGTGGTATCATCGCCATGGGTGTTACACCAGCCTTGCTAGTTGTTACACGTGGTAAGATTATTCGCATGATCGTTATCGGTGCTATTGAACTTCCATTGTTCCTATGGGCCGGTACATTGTCAGCTCCTATGGTTACTGAAACTGCTAAGAAGATCGGTGCATTCCCTAAAGGTGTTGCATCCGGTACAATGATTTCCCACTCAACTATGGAAGGTCCTATCGAAAAATTCTTGGCTTACTTAGTAGGTAACGCTTCAACTGGTCAAATCAAGTTTATTCTTTACGCTGCATTAGCACTTGTTGCATACCTATTGATCTTCATCTGGTACGCAAAGCAAATGAAGAAGAGAAACAAGATTTATGCTGACGAAGCTGCTGCAAAAGCAAAATAATTATTCAGAAATAATAAAAAAGTTCTCAGAAATTATTCTGGGAGCTTTTTTTTTGCGCTCTAATAGACTAATCGTCAATTTAGCTAGTTAATCAATGTATCAAAAAATTAATCAAACTATACTCGAGTTGGAAAGATGTCAGCAATAGTAGTAAATAAAATTTCTAGCTCGAGGTTATAGTGCAATGAAATTTAAGTCAGTAGAAAATATGATTTTTGTAGGAATGCTTCTAATTCTTATGTATCAATATGCCTTACTTTATTTGAGCGTTATCGATGGTTCATGGCTCAATTTTTTGATTGTTTCATTAGTGTTTGTTTTTGGTTTATTGCTGGGACGGACGACTTATATTATTTTGGGTAGTGTTTTGTCCTTTGTCAGTATGAGTGCTGGCGGTTTAATGTTGATGATTCCTTATACTAGAGTGATGTATTTTTGGTCAGCTATCTCATTATTGACAATTACGCCCTTGATGACTTACTTGATGTACTTATTGGATCATCAATTATTAAAGAGAAAAGCTCTGATACAAGAAATGGAACAAATCCAAAAAGAAAAACCAGATTTGGACGTTATTACCGATGCTTTGAATCAAAGAGCTTTGGATAGAGACGTTGCCCAAGAATTGAAATTAGTTTATTACCATGGGAAAGATTACCGTTTCACATTAACGATGGTGAAAATCGATTTTTTAGAGAATATTATTAATTTCCTAGGCAACCAAAGATTCAATCGGTTATTAAAAGCTACCGCCGAACACTTGAATAGTATGTTATTTACTGTCGATGATTTGTATTACATTGGAACAGGTCGTTTTGTCATTTTATCGCCGATGCTAGGATCTGATAATGCCCCCGTAATGAAGAAAAAAATTAAAGACCACATTGATGATATTGCACAAGAATTTGGTTTGGCACGTGATGCGCTCGTTTTGCGGATGGGACAAGTAAGTTATTCTACGCAAGATAATGTTCAAAATCGTAGTGTTGAAGATACATTAGCACAACTGGAGCGGAGTGCAGAAACCGATATTGTTAAAGAATACATGTAAGGGGAAATCGACAAATGTTAGATAAATTCGGTTGGTTATTTTCATTTAGTCTAGGTATTACGATAATTTTTGGCATTATTGTAGTTATTTTATCAATGTGTTGGTGGAAGATTTTTAAATTAACGATTCGCCATTTTAATTTGGAGGATAAAAATCATGATTAAGATATTTTATGTGATTGCCATCATTACGATCTGGTTATCGTTGATCATGATGGTCGTGACACTCTTTGGTGGTATAACTTTTATTTTCAAACATATGCAACATACCGATGTTGATAATTTACCAGCTTTAAAACGTTATCCCAAAGTTACTTTAGTTGTACCGGCACACAATGAAGAGCTCGTGATTCAAGATACGGTCAAAGCTGTTTTGAATTTAAATTATCCAAAGGATCGTTATGAATTGTTAGTTTATGCTGATAATTGTAAGGATCAAACAGCTCAAAAGGTTCGTGAATTAATGGCTTTAAAACAATATCAAAACTGTAATTTTCGAGTGATTGAACGTACTGGTACTGGTGGCAAAGCCGGCGTTTTAAATGATGCTCTAAAAGTTGCTACGGGTGAATATTTGGCAGTATACGATGCCGATGCAGCTCCAGAAGCAAACGCTTTGTACTTTTTGGTTGAAAAGATTTTGGAAAATCCTACTCGTTATGCAGCGGCTTTTGGCCGGAACAAGACTCGTAATTACCAACAAAATTTTTTAACCCGTTGTATTAATTTGGAAATCGTTAATACGCAGCGAATTCAACACACTGGTTTATGGCAATTATTTAAAATCGGACGAATACCTGGAACAAATTTCATTATTAATAAAAAGGTAGTTCAAGATCTCGGTGGTTGGAATGATGGCGCTTTGACAGAAGATACCGCGATTTCGTTTAGTCTGATGCGTGAAGGAAAATTAATTGCTCTAGCTCATCGGGCAGAAGCGTTTCAACAAGAACCAGAGACTTTATTTGCCTATTATAATCAACGTAAGCGTTGGGCTCGAGGTAATTATGAGGTGATTATGGACAATATAGGTCATCTTTTTGACCATACACCATGGCGTATTAAACTAGAAGTTTTCTATTATATCTGTACGTTCTTTTGGTTCAATCTGGCGATAATTGTCTCCAATTTTATTTTTCTATCTAATCTCATTATTGCTGGAATCCAGCGATTTTTCCCAGAGGTCCATCAAATAGTTGCTATAGGGACTCCGATGTCTATTTTGTTCATGGTTAATTGGCTATTGATGTTCTTTTTGTACTTATTACAAATGAATATTGCTTTAGCTAGCGATTATGGGCAGGAAACGGTTAAGAATTTCATGTATACGTTAGTATCTTATTTCACCTATGCACAATTATTCATCGTAGTTTCACTTGTAGCTGTTTGGGACATTATTCGCGATAAAGTTACTGGAAAAAATAATACTAAATGGTATAAAACTCAGCGTTTTTAAGGAGTGATTTTTGTGTTCAGACGGCATAAATATCAATGGTTGATCGGTGGGTTAATAATTCTAGTTACTTTTGCTATTGGCATTGCAATTTATAATACCCAATCCCAAGAACGGCAGATTGGAATTAGTTCCCAAAAGATTCAATCGCAATATCGAATTTGGAAAAAATATTATTTAAAGGGGAATGAAATTCAAAAATTCGTCAAAACCAACAATGGTAGTAAAAATCGTACCCTTTCTGAGGCTCAAGGATATGGAATGGTAATTACAGTGATGGCTGCGCAACAAGGATTTGGCAGTCAAAAAACTTTTGATCAGTTAACTAATTACTATTTAAATCATCGAATCAGTTCTCAAAATTCTTTGATGGCTTGGCGACAAAATCAACAAGGTGAAAGGATGACAAGTACTAGAGCTGAAAAAACGAGTGCGACGGATGGTGATTTGGACATAGCTTATTCTTTGATATTGGCTGATAAAAAATGGGGTAGTAATGGAAAGCTTAATTACCATGAATTAGCGTTACAATTGCTAAACGACATTTATAAACGTGAAATCAATCCTAAAACGGCTTTACCTAAAGTCGGAAACTGGGCTCACGGAAAGAATGAAAACGTTGTGAGAACTTCCGATTTGATCTCAGCTTACTTTCGTGATTTTGCCAGTTATACCAAAGATGGTAGATGGACAAAAACTATGCAAAATAGTCAAAGGACTTTGCAAGAATTAAGCGGTCAGCATCGGACTGGTTTGATGGCTGATTTTGTAGTAGTCAGTGGTAATAATTTAAATATTAAAGCCGTTAAAGCCAATCAAATTGCTTCTAAGTATGATGCTCAGTATGGTTTCAATGCTTGTCGAATTCCATGGCGGGTAGCATACGATTATCAACTGAATCATAGTCAGATTAGTAAAAGCGTGGTAACTAAAATTGATAGATTCTTTGCGAGAAAAAAGAATATCACTGCTATCTATACTTTGGATGGAAAGCCGATGGAAACATATGAAAATGAAGCCTTCTGTGCACCGGTGGCTTATTCCGCTGAAGTATTAGGTAATCAAACTTTGAAAAATCGGTATAAAAAAATTCTTACTGCACCAATTCGTAGTAAGGATTATTATCCAGCCACGATTCAAATGTTGACGTTGCTGGCTAGTGGCGAATTGAAATAATCTTGATAGAATTAGATTTAGTCATAGTTCTATCAGGATTATTTTTTTATCGTTTTTATAAATACGAGCACAGTTTAGCCATACTTAAAAAATATATTTTGTTATAGTAAACTTTAATGAAAAAAATAACATCAGATAATCGTTATCTAGGAAAGCTATTGTATAATAAATTTGAGGAGATGAGCTTATGCATCGAACACCGTACACTTATCAAGATACTGATGCTTTCAAGAGTACTGAACAATTGATCATCAGAGGCCGCTTTTTTGCGACGACTGTATCGGATAAGTTCAATCAATTTGAACCAAAGAAACGCAATATTCATAAGATTTTAAACATCAAGAACAAACTATTAGTGCCAGAACTTTTGGCGGTCAAACGGGAAAGAATGTCTAAGTCATTGTTTGCCTTCTTTCGGGGAACGGTTGACGTCATGCATTATGATTTGTCGAGAAATGAAAACAGCGGTATCAAAGTTTTGGTTGGTGGTGACGCTCATCTAGGCAATTTCGGTTTTTATGGATCTTCTGAGGGACAGTTACTGTTCGATATGAATGATTTTGATGAAGCCCATTTGGGTCATTGGGAATATGACTTAAAACGCTTATTGGTCAGTGCTTTGATAGTTGCCAGATCACATGGCTTTCCAGAAACTGACGTTCAAGAATTCCTATTAACAGTGGTAGATACTTATTTTGATACTTTGCGTCACATGACGAAAATTTCAGAAATGAAACGGTTTATTTTGCCTAACACTTTGCAAAATATTACTGAAATCTTTGGCAAATTGAAGGATAACGAAGAATATTTTCAAGAATCTTTCAATAAAATGATTGCCAAAAGTATCAAGAAAGCCCAAAAGAGCAATTCAAAATTAGTTATCGAAAAGTATACTGAAGTTGATGCAACTGGAGCCAGACGTTTTGTGGAAAATAAACCAGTTACGCAACATATCAGTGAAAAAGATTATAAGAGCGTAGTTGATGGATATAAAAACTATAAAAAAGGTCAAAGAAGCGACGTTCGACTATTTTTGGAAGATTTCGACATTGTTGATATCGTACGCCATAGCGTGGGTGTTGGTAGCGTTGGAACATTATGCTATTTAATTTTGTTACAAGATTTGGATAGTAACTATTTGGTATTGCAGGCTAAACAAGCATTGCCAATTTACAATGATGATAAATTGTATTCTGATGATGAAGTCAGTCAGGGTCAAAATATCGTTAATAGTCAATTGATTCTTCAAAGTGCATCTGATCCATTTTTGGGTGCCTTTGATACGAAGAAATACAGCTTTTATATGCGCCAATTCAAGGATATGAAATCATCAATTAATTTGGATAAGTTGGACTTTGAATCGTTTGAGGATTACGTGAAAGTTTGTGTCATTTTATTAGCCAGAGCCCATTCTCATTCGCCAAACTATCCGTTGATCATTGGATTTGGAGCCGAATATGCTGATATTGCTAACTCGTTGATGACTTTTACCAATAGCTATATCAAGCAAGTCGAATACGACTATGAATCATTTAAAAAAGAGCAGAGGGATGAAAGTTAAATATTAGGAATGAAGGGTTATTAAGTATATGAAGGATAAATATTATAATAGGGATTTAAGTTGGATTTTATTTGATAGAAGAGTTATTGATCAAGCCTACGACCCCAACGTTCCATTTTTGGAAAAATTAAAATTTTTGACTATTGCATCGAATAATTTGGATGAGTTTTTCCGCGTGCGAGTTCATAATATTCATAATTTAGTCGATGAAAATAAATGTGATAAACGAACAGGATTGTCTGGAAAAGGCGTATTGGATCGGGAATATGAACTAAACAAAAGAAATATTTCTGAACAATATAAAGTTTATGATGCTTTGATGAAGGAAGCAGCTGATAAGGGTATTTTTCAACTGGTAAAGTATAAAGACTTGTCTGATTCAGAGAAGAAAACAGTCAAGAAATTTTATACAAAGAAAATTTTGCCACGTCTGGATATGCAACGCTTTTCCAAAGAATATAAATTTAGAAAAAATCTTTATTTCTTAATGGAAACACCTAAGTATACTTATACTTGTCCTATTCCTGAGGACTTAGGACGTTTATTGGAAACAGGAGTTGCTGGTCGTTATATTCTGATTGAAGATGTAATGCGTGCAATGTTTAAAGACTTAATTAGAAAATACAAAATTTCTAAGATTATGGTCTTTCGAGCAACTTACGATCAAAACAAACCATATGATTTCTTAGATAAAGATATGAGTGATGAAGAGTATCTTGAAAAAATGATTCATTACGTTGACACTAGAGATTTACGGGAAATTATGAGAATTGAATTTTCGGACGAAGATGAAGAAAAGGGTCGTAAATACTTCTCTAAATTGATGAAATTGAATAAAAAGAGTGTTTATAAAATACCCGGTCCAGTTGATTTGAAATTTTTGAATATTTTTTATAAAAAATTCCGTGATCAATCAGAATTGGTCAATAAACCTTTTAATGGATTGAATTGGAATGATTCGAATAACATCCTAGAATATTTGAGTCACTCATCATTGTTAGTGCAATATCCATACGACTCATTCAATGTTTTCATCGAATATTTGAATGCCGCAGTCCAAGATCCTAAAACTACTAAAATTTGTATTACTATTTATCGAACTGAAAAAGATTCAGAATTGTTACGCTTACTAAAGGAAGCCGCAGCTAAGGGAATCGACGTTACAGCGGTTGTAGAATTGCGCGCTCGATTCGATGAAGTTCACAATATCGAAGTTGCCAAAACACTTAAAGAAGCTGGCGTAAAAGTAATCTTTGGTGACAAGGTAAACAAGGTACACTCAAAGATTTGTATGGTTTTGCATGCTGATAATACTGGTTACGTTCAAATCGGAACTGGTAATTATAATGCTATTACGGCAAAAGGTTTTACGGATATTAGTTATTTCACAAGTAATCAGACTTACGTTAATGATGCTATTAAATTCTTTAATTATTTAACTACTGGCAAAAAGTCTCATTATAATTTATTGACTGCTTCACCTAATGGGATTAATGATATGGTAATTGCCAATATAAAAAAAGCAGCCAAGGCATACTTGCGTGATGGACAAGGGGAAGTCTTCATGAAAGTAAATGGATTGACTGATATTGACATAATCGATGCCATTTACGATGCGGCCAAAGTTGGTTTACCATTTAGATTGATTGTTAGAGGACCTTGTTCTTTGAAACTAGGTCTCTGTGGTCCAAAAGAGAATATCCGAGTAAAAAGTATTGTGGGACAATTGCTTGAACATAGTCGGATTTTTAAATTTCAATTTGGCAACGAGCATACTGAAGTATGGATCTCATCAGCTGATATGATGACGAGAAACCTAGAACGTCGTGTTGAATTAGCTGTTCCAATTATTGAGGAAAAGCCTAAACAACAGTTGATTAAAATTGTTAAGCTCTTTTCTAAAGATACTGAAAATTCCTATGTTTTGGATGATGATGGCGATTATGCTAAGCATTCAAAAAAGCATGGTATTTCTGCCCAACAAACTTGGTTGAGTCGACTCAAGTGGAGAAAATATATTAAAACTAATTAGGCAAAACAAAAAGAGGTTCTTTATTAAGTTAGGTTATTGTTAGATATCGTCGTCTGGAGCATCCATAAAGCTGCCACTACCGACTGAATAATGGCATCTATTATTTATTCAAATTAATACAAAATCAAAATAAGCATCTATTCAGATATAGTCGATTAACTATTATCTGAATAGATGCTTATTTGGTTGATCCTATAAAAATTGAAAATCACTATTTAGTCCGGAATAGCAAAGAAAATTGGCTCAGTAGTGAGATTATTCTTAGCAACTTGTTGCTTAGAATAAGGCCGAGTTTTGAGATTTTGCGCACTTGGTTTATGCAAAAGCTCAAAATCGTGCCCACAACGTTTTCGCCAAATTTTCTTTGCTATGGAGGACGGAACTTTACACCAATCTAAGTTTGTTAGTCGTTAAAGTTACCTGATTCAACATCTTTAATGAATTGTTCCAAGTGATCGAAGTAAACAGGAGCATTATCGATCATGTGGTGGTGACCACCGTTTGGAGTTGTAACTAAACGTGCATGTGGAATTTCCTTTTGCATAATCTTAGCAGTAGAAATAGGCATTGTTTCGTGTTCACCAAAAGTTAATAATGTAGGAACAGTGATTTCCTTAAGGTGTTTTCTGAAGTGCCAATCCTTTAATTTACCAGTAATAACGAATTCGTTGTCACCTTGGAATGTGTTGTAAACAGGAACGGACATTGTATCAATTAAGTGTCTGATAGCTGTTGGTTGTTTACGATCAACATATTCGGCGTTTAGGATGTCAACATAGCTTTGGTATGTTGGATCTGATAATTCGTTTTTAGCTTCGATGTCTTGCATGTATTTAACTTTGTCAGGACCTAAAGTATCAAGACGACATTGGTTAACGTTCTTAACGTATTCGTCAATTTCGTCGACCATACTTGAGATGATAGCACCCTTTAGATGTTGACCATATTTAGCAGCGTACATTTGAACTAAAGCGCCACCCCATGATTGTCCAATGAGATAGAAGTTATCTAGTCCCAATTTTTGTCTAACTTCTTCAACTTCTTCTAGGAAGTAGTCGTAAGTTAGGTATTTTTTAGCAATTTCTGGATCAGAATAGTCGGGTTGGTCTGAATACCATGAGCCAAGTTGATCGTACATTGTAACTTGTACGCCAAGGTCAGCTAATTTTTCACCGAAGTTTTCCCAGTATTCGTGGTTACCACCAGGTCCACCGTGGAGACAAAGTAGTTTGATGTCACCGTGTCCTTGTGTATTAGTCCACAAATGATATCCGTTGTCGAGAGTTAGGATTGTTGTCCCTTGTTTCATAAAAAAGTCACCTTCCTGCATGTAATAAGTATAAGTATATATCTATCCATTAGTTTATTTCAAATAAAGCTATAATGCTACTTTAATACTTCTAATGAAAATAAATTCGATAATTTGAGAAACTTGTCTTATTATTTCCAGAGAAAGATATTAATATGATAAAATTGGTATATGTTAAAGGGGACGATATGATGAAAAAGGTTTTAATTAGTCTATTGTCTGTGGGGATGCTTTTGGGAATATTTGGTGTGGTAGGTCTGAACGATACGGGCTCACCCAATGTATTAGAAGAAACAGTTCAAGCAGATACAAACGATAGCGATAATAAAACAATTAATTATGAAGTTTATAAGGAAAATTCCAATACTTTGTCACCGATGAATACTTTGTTTACTAAGAGTGCGACGATAGTTCCTAATAATGATGGGACTTATAAAGTTGTCATGACTGCTCGTGTCAGTAATATCAGTAGTTTGACAATTTCTACTATTAATAATCAAACGCCTAAGGTTACATCAAAGGATAATAATCATCTGCAAATTAGTTTTACAATTGATAGTTTGAATGATTTGGACAAAGATATTCCAGCAACGGTGCAAACTAAATTGTTGGTATTAAACGTTGATAAGCAAAATGTTACATTCAAATTCGATATGAGTTCATTAGATGATCCAAATTCACAAACTTTGGCTGATAGTCTCAATAAAATTACTCGAGCAGAGAATAATGTTACTAACACAGCTAATGATGCTAAGACATTGTTGAATGATCTTAAAGCAAGTGATGATTCTGACAATGATATCATTGCCACCCCAAATGAAGATGACGATGATACCACTCAAGATAGTAATGACACTGACACCAACGATTCAACTGATAATCAAATGCCTAAGACTATTTTGAAAGAATTGACGTATCAAATTTCTAAAAATAATGGTGACGGTTCGTTGATTTCACCTTACTTCACTAATACAGCTAAGGTCATGCAAAATTCTGATGGAACTTATTATGTAGAAGCAACAATCAAATATCCTAAGAAATTTGGTAATACTGCTTTTGAAATCAATGCCATCAATGGTCAAAAACCATTTAATTTAACCTTCAAGAGTGAAGGCGACAGCAACTATATTACTTTTGATTTTCCAATTAAGAAACTAACTGATTTGAGTAATTTGATTCCAGGAGATATTTCTTTAAACATTCCGGATTTTGGTTTGGATAAAGATTTAAACTTCGATTTGAATTTTGGGAGTTTAAACCCTTCCGATTTATCTAGTTTGTTAGATAGTTCTAGTTCTAATTCAGATGATACTTCTGGTTTAATTTCTGATTTAGGTAATTTGAGTAATATTGGCGATGTACAGACGGTTAAAGATGAAGACAATAAATCAAAAACTGCCACGTTGCCACAAACCGGTAGTGAATCAACTGATATCGTTTTGGTCATAGCTGGTCTAGTCGTTTTATTGTGGCTAGTTTTGT comes from Companilactobacillus pabuli and encodes:
- a CDS encoding PTS fructose transporter subunit IIB — translated: MFKILAACGAGVNSSHQIKDALETEMSNRGYDVQCDAVMVKDITEDMLKDYDLFTPIAATDLGFTPSCPVIDAGPILYRMPAMAKPVYDQVEQAIKDSGKA
- a CDS encoding PTS galactitol transporter subunit IIC, whose protein sequence is MSGIIDFANTIFKPLIDLGAAPMMLIVLTIIALVFRVKFSKALEGGIKLAIALTAISSVISLLTTAFQDALNAFVKSTGIQLSVTDLGWAPLATITWGSPYTLFFLLILVIVNIVMILMNKTNTLDVDIFDVWHLAFVGLLAMFFGANLLITTILVIFIGVLKIINSDLMKPTFNDLLNAPASNPMTTTHMNYMMNPIIMVFDKIFDKIFPWLDKYDFDAAALNKKIGFWGSKFAIGIYLGIFIGLLSHQGVKEIFTLSFTAAFCLELFSQIGSWFIAAVEPLSQGITDFANKRLQGRTMNVGLDWPFIAGRAEIWAAANVLAPIMLLEALVLPGNKILPLGGIIAMGVTPALLVVTRGKIIRMIVIGAIELPLFLWAGTLSAPMVTETAKKIGAFPKGVASGTMISHSTMEGPIEKFLAYLVGNASTGQIKFILYAALALVAYLLIFIWYAKQMKKRNKIYADEAAAKAK
- a CDS encoding GGDEF domain-containing protein codes for the protein MKFKSVENMIFVGMLLILMYQYALLYLSVIDGSWLNFLIVSLVFVFGLLLGRTTYIILGSVLSFVSMSAGGLMLMIPYTRVMYFWSAISLLTITPLMTYLMYLLDHQLLKRKALIQEMEQIQKEKPDLDVITDALNQRALDRDVAQELKLVYYHGKDYRFTLTMVKIDFLENIINFLGNQRFNRLLKATAEHLNSMLFTVDDLYYIGTGRFVILSPMLGSDNAPVMKKKIKDHIDDIAQEFGLARDALVLRMGQVSYSTQDNVQNRSVEDTLAQLERSAETDIVKEYM
- a CDS encoding glycosyltransferase family 2 protein; translated protein: MIKIFYVIAIITIWLSLIMMVVTLFGGITFIFKHMQHTDVDNLPALKRYPKVTLVVPAHNEELVIQDTVKAVLNLNYPKDRYELLVYADNCKDQTAQKVRELMALKQYQNCNFRVIERTGTGGKAGVLNDALKVATGEYLAVYDADAAPEANALYFLVEKILENPTRYAAAFGRNKTRNYQQNFLTRCINLEIVNTQRIQHTGLWQLFKIGRIPGTNFIINKKVVQDLGGWNDGALTEDTAISFSLMREGKLIALAHRAEAFQQEPETLFAYYNQRKRWARGNYEVIMDNIGHLFDHTPWRIKLEVFYYICTFFWFNLAIIVSNFIFLSNLIIAGIQRFFPEVHQIVAIGTPMSILFMVNWLLMFFLYLLQMNIALASDYGQETVKNFMYTLVSYFTYAQLFIVVSLVAVWDIIRDKVTGKNNTKWYKTQRF
- a CDS encoding glycosyl hydrolase family 8; amino-acid sequence: MFRRHKYQWLIGGLIILVTFAIGIAIYNTQSQERQIGISSQKIQSQYRIWKKYYLKGNEIQKFVKTNNGSKNRTLSEAQGYGMVITVMAAQQGFGSQKTFDQLTNYYLNHRISSQNSLMAWRQNQQGERMTSTRAEKTSATDGDLDIAYSLILADKKWGSNGKLNYHELALQLLNDIYKREINPKTALPKVGNWAHGKNENVVRTSDLISAYFRDFASYTKDGRWTKTMQNSQRTLQELSGQHRTGLMADFVVVSGNNLNIKAVKANQIASKYDAQYGFNACRIPWRVAYDYQLNHSQISKSVVTKIDRFFARKKNITAIYTLDGKPMETYENEAFCAPVAYSAEVLGNQTLKNRYKKILTAPIRSKDYYPATIQMLTLLASGELK
- a CDS encoding DUF2252 domain-containing protein, whose protein sequence is MHRTPYTYQDTDAFKSTEQLIIRGRFFATTVSDKFNQFEPKKRNIHKILNIKNKLLVPELLAVKRERMSKSLFAFFRGTVDVMHYDLSRNENSGIKVLVGGDAHLGNFGFYGSSEGQLLFDMNDFDEAHLGHWEYDLKRLLVSALIVARSHGFPETDVQEFLLTVVDTYFDTLRHMTKISEMKRFILPNTLQNITEIFGKLKDNEEYFQESFNKMIAKSIKKAQKSNSKLVIEKYTEVDATGARRFVENKPVTQHISEKDYKSVVDGYKNYKKGQRSDVRLFLEDFDIVDIVRHSVGVGSVGTLCYLILLQDLDSNYLVLQAKQALPIYNDDKLYSDDEVSQGQNIVNSQLILQSASDPFLGAFDTKKYSFYMRQFKDMKSSINLDKLDFESFEDYVKVCVILLARAHSHSPNYPLIIGFGAEYADIANSLMTFTNSYIKQVEYDYESFKKEQRDES
- the ppk1 gene encoding polyphosphate kinase 1 translates to MKDKYYNRDLSWILFDRRVIDQAYDPNVPFLEKLKFLTIASNNLDEFFRVRVHNIHNLVDENKCDKRTGLSGKGVLDREYELNKRNISEQYKVYDALMKEAADKGIFQLVKYKDLSDSEKKTVKKFYTKKILPRLDMQRFSKEYKFRKNLYFLMETPKYTYTCPIPEDLGRLLETGVAGRYILIEDVMRAMFKDLIRKYKISKIMVFRATYDQNKPYDFLDKDMSDEEYLEKMIHYVDTRDLREIMRIEFSDEDEEKGRKYFSKLMKLNKKSVYKIPGPVDLKFLNIFYKKFRDQSELVNKPFNGLNWNDSNNILEYLSHSSLLVQYPYDSFNVFIEYLNAAVQDPKTTKICITIYRTEKDSELLRLLKEAAAKGIDVTAVVELRARFDEVHNIEVAKTLKEAGVKVIFGDKVNKVHSKICMVLHADNTGYVQIGTGNYNAITAKGFTDISYFTSNQTYVNDAIKFFNYLTTGKKSHYNLLTASPNGINDMVIANIKKAAKAYLRDGQGEVFMKVNGLTDIDIIDAIYDAAKVGLPFRLIVRGPCSLKLGLCGPKENIRVKSIVGQLLEHSRIFKFQFGNEHTEVWISSADMMTRNLERRVELAVPIIEEKPKQQLIKIVKLFSKDTENSYVLDDDGDYAKHSKKHGISAQQTWLSRLKWRKYIKTN
- a CDS encoding proline-specific peptidase family protein, which gives rise to MKQGTTILTLDNGYHLWTNTQGHGDIKLLCLHGGPGGNHEYWENFGEKLADLGVQVTMYDQLGSWYSDQPDYSDPEIAKKYLTYDYFLEEVEEVRQKLGLDNFYLIGQSWGGALVQMYAAKYGQHLKGAIISSMVDEIDEYVKNVNQCRLDTLGPDKVKYMQDIEAKNELSDPTYQSYVDILNAEYVDRKQPTAIRHLIDTMSVPVYNTFQGDNEFVITGKLKDWHFRKHLKEITVPTLLTFGEHETMPISTAKIMQKEIPHARLVTTPNGGHHHMIDNAPVYFDHLEQFIKDVESGNFND
- a CDS encoding LPXTG cell wall anchor domain-containing protein, producing MMKKVLISLLSVGMLLGIFGVVGLNDTGSPNVLEETVQADTNDSDNKTINYEVYKENSNTLSPMNTLFTKSATIVPNNDGTYKVVMTARVSNISSLTISTINNQTPKVTSKDNNHLQISFTIDSLNDLDKDIPATVQTKLLVLNVDKQNVTFKFDMSSLDDPNSQTLADSLNKITRAENNVTNTANDAKTLLNDLKASDDSDNDIIATPNEDDDDTTQDSNDTDTNDSTDNQMPKTILKELTYQISKNNGDGSLISPYFTNTAKVMQNSDGTYYVEATIKYPKKFGNTAFEINAINGQKPFNLTFKSEGDSNYITFDFPIKKLTDLSNLIPGDISLNIPDFGLDKDLNFDLNFGSLNPSDLSSLLDSSSSNSDDTSGLISDLGNLSNIGDVQTVKDEDNKSKTATLPQTGSESTDIVLVIAGLVVLLWLVLLKGITLKR